One Bombina bombina isolate aBomBom1 chromosome 5, aBomBom1.pri, whole genome shotgun sequence DNA segment encodes these proteins:
- the LOC128659882 gene encoding gastrula zinc finger protein XlCGF26.1-like, giving the protein MNSYVLDKHVNSSYQSFTTVLDTNDYSQALGISQQIFREDGELTGTGQQSLCTESNLVIKQEDNIYALSSEMIIPEDKPHTFTEFSKPIKEGKSLQSSQMIHTKEKPFQCTECEKSFRWKSHLLEHHKIHTGEKPHTCTECGKCFTQMNYLNTHERIHTGEKSFTCMECGKSFTQISTLKTHERSHTGKKLFTCTECGKSFMQMTSLKYHERIHKEEKPFTCSECGKSFTQKSDLKTHERIHTGEKPFTCTECGKSFTEKSNLKTHERIHTGEKPFTCTECGKGFTQINHLKTHERIHTEEKPFTCTECGKSFTEKSTLKTHERIHTGEKPFKCTDCGKSFTLKSSLKAHERIHTGEKLFTCTECGKSFTLKSTLKNHERIHTGEKPFTCTECGKSFTTMSTLKTHERIHKGRNLSHD; this is encoded by the coding sequence ACAAACACGTCAATAGTTCATATCAATCCTTCACTACAGTCTTAGataccaatgactattcacaagcattggggatatcacagcagatatttagagAAGATGGTGAATTGActggaactgggcagcaatcactatgtacagagagtaatttagtcatcaaacaagaggacaacatttatgccttatctagtgaaatgattatccccgaggataaaccacacacatttactgagttttcaaaacctattaaagaagggaaaagtctacagtctagccaaatgattcatacaaaggagaaaccttttcAATGTACAgagtgtgagaaaagctttagatggaagtctcatctactagaacaccacaaaattcacaccggtgagaaaccacacacatgtactgagtgtggcaaatgttttacacaaatgaattATCTCAacactcatgaaaggattcacacaggagaaaagtcaTTCACTTGTatggagtgtggaaaaagttttacacaaataagtactctgaaaactcatgaaaggagtcacacaggaaaaAAGcttttcacgtgtacagagtgtggaaaaagttttatgcaAATGActagtctgaaatatcatgaaaggattcacaaagaagaaaagcctttcacatgttcagagtgtggaaaaagttttacacaaaagagtgatctgaaaactcatgaaaggattcacacaggagaaaagcctttcacatgtacagagtgtggaaaaagttttacagaaaagagtaatctgaaaactcatgaaaggattcacacaggggaaaaacctttcacatgtacagagtgtgggaaaggtTTTACACAAAttaatcatctgaaaactcatgaaaggattcacacagaagaaaagccgttcacatgtacagagtgtggaaaaagttttacagaaaagagtactctgaaaactcatgaaaggattcacacaggagaaaagccttttaaaTGTACAgattgtggaaaaagttttacactaaagagtagtctgaaagctcatgaaaggattcacacaggagaaaagctttttacatgtacagagtgtggaaaaagttttacactaaagagtactctgaaaaatcatgaaaggattcacacaggagaaaagcctttcacatgtacagagtgtggaaaaagttttacaactATGAGTActttgaaaactcatgaaaggattcacaagggaagaaacctttcacatgattag